The proteins below are encoded in one region of Solenopsis invicta isolate M01_SB chromosome 8, UNIL_Sinv_3.0, whole genome shotgun sequence:
- the LOC120358485 gene encoding uncharacterized protein LOC120358485 codes for MSGREPSDFTIVELKEKLKDLGLSLTGNKAKLIARLIEADPTGAWMQDAPEVAETNTTGAAALPTADNHQREIELYRREKELADRELALARAEIQLLRDMQRLNVSDREQRIERETVSSKLNITAVADLLGHFNGDTGDYRNWEQQLTLLRRTYGLTENYTRVLISMRLKGKALEWFHSEPTRVESAVDDLLSELREMFDHRPNKIELRKTFEQRVWQRSETFHEYVHAKTILANRVPIDKDEVLDYIIDGIPVVSLRDQARVGGFTSKASLLRAFEKVNLKERLPASVTKKTEPSGGRRQDAEKAGKKEVPQNERRCFNCGQRNHVSADCPTKAEGPKCFSCGGRGHLASKCDKQQKTVSDTDVVTKSVRKRYVKEVSISNRKLEALIDTGSDICIMRADQYIRIGAPKLEKSEIQFCGVGSGNNVTLGEFNTVITIDDKNYPMLIRVVSDTLMKHSLLIGADFLKTVKTTINAEKITIDALESNSKNKEFSEISKIDLDLDEANNIDVTHISNTECRDTVKILIDEYEPKKTREVGLKMTILLKDDEPVYQRARRLSPLEKEQVNAQINEWIREGIVQPSLSEYASPVVLAKKKDGSIRLCVDYRQLNKKIVKDRYPLPLAEDQFDSLQGANYFTTLDLENGFFHVPMDEQSRKFTAFIVPDGHFEFLRVPFGLCNSPAIFQRFINIIFQDLIQAKTILTYMDDLIIPSVDLKTGVENLRIVLKIASEAGLKINWKKCQFLQQRVEYLGHVIENGCVRPSERKTEVVRKFPEPSSTKQVQSFLGLSGYFRKFISQYSTIARPLTNLLRADSKFEFGERERESFEQLKEILCNGPILNLYITGAETELHTDASTHGYGAILLQKNKSDNAMHPVYYCSGKTTPAEEKYTSYELEVLAIIKALKKFRVYLLGIPFKIITDCRAFAATMNKKDLCVRVARWALLLEEYNYTIEHRPGKNMAHVDALSRNPLPQCMLIEAHKDSLLARLEKAQQNDVDIKRIFDIAKTQKIDGYVIRDRGTAFTSNDFQNYCKEENIKHVLITTGIPRANGQAERINRTLIPLLTKLADPKREEWYKHLGLAQQCLNTTLHRSLGASPFNVLFGTHARLRDACEMRELLEREWISEFQEDRDEIRDRAKENIARIQKENKHEFDKKQKKATSYSESDLVAIRRTQQGPGLKLANKYLGPYKIIKILRNNRYVARKVGDHEGSWETSTAADYIKPWASIIDKSEEMSDLDLENNAD; via the exons ATGAGTGGCAGAGAACCGAGCGATTTCACCATCGTCGAGTTGAAGGAGAAATTAAAGGATCTTGGTTTAAGCCTAACAGGGAACAAAGCCAAGCTAATCGCCCGATTGATCGAAGCGGATCCAACGGGAGCGTGGATGCAAGACGCTCCGGAAGTTGCAGAGACAAACACGACGGGCGCGGCAGCTTTGCCAACCGCCGACAACCACCAAAGAGAGATCGAGTTATACCGGCGGGAAAAAGAGCTTGCTGATCGTGAGTTGGCTCTTGCCAGAGCAGAAATACAATTACTACGAGATATGCAGCGATTAAATGTGTCCGACCGAGAGCAGCGAATAGAACGGGAAACAGTATCGTCTAAGTTGAACATAACGGCCGTAGCAGATCTACTGGGCCACTTCAACGGAGATACTGGCGACTACAGAAATTGGGAGCAACAATTAACATTGCTAAGGAGGACGTACGGCCTAACGGAGAACTATACCAGAGTCTTAATCAGTATGAGACTCAAAGGAAAGGCTCTAGAGTGGTTCCATTCTGAACCTACTCGCGTAGAGTCCGCCGTCGACGACCTGCTGAGTGAGCTGCGTGAGATGTTCGATCATCGACCGAACAAGATAGAGCTGAGAAAGACGTTCGAGCAAAGAGTATGGCAAAGAAGTGAGACGTTCCACGAATACGTTCACGCGAAGACAATCCTCGCTAACCGAGTTCCTATCGACAAGGACGAGGTACTAGACTACATTATTGACGGCATACCAGTGGTGAGCCTGAGAGATCAGGCGCGCGTCGGAGGATTTACATCGAAGGCATCATTACTGCGAGCTTTCGAAAAAGTGAATTTGAAGGAGAGACTGCCTGCCAGTGTTACGAAAAAGACGGAGCCATCCGGAGGTCGTCGTCAGGATGCAGAGAAAGCGGGCAAGAAGGAGGTCCCGCAGAACGAGAGACGGTGCTTCAACTGCGGCCAGCGGAACCACGTGAGTGCGGACTGCCCAACAAAGGCGGAAGGACCGAAGTGCTTCAGTTGCGGCGGACGCGGGCATCTGGCATCGAAGTGCGATAAGCAGCAAAAGACGGTGAGCGACACCGACGTTGTTACGAAAAGCGTCCGAAAAAGGTATGTGAAAGAAGTGTCAATTAGCAATCGGAAATTAGAAGCACTCATCGACACCGGAAGCGATATCTGTATAATGCGCGCGGATCAATACATTAGAATAGGCGCTCCgaaattagagaaaagtgaAATTCAATTTTGCGGTGTAGGCTCCGGAAATAACGTAACTTTAGGCGAATTTAATACAGTTATAACTATTGATGATAAGAACTATCCGATGCTTATCCGTGTCGTTTCGGATACGCTCATGAAACACAGCCTGCTCATCGGTGCAGATTTTCTAAAGACTGTAAAAACTACGATAAATGCGGAAAAAATCACTATCGATGCACTGGAATccaattcaaaaaataaagaattcagCGAGATATCTAAGATAGATTTAGATCTCGACGAAGCAAACAATATAGACGTAACGCATATATCGAATACGGAATGTAGAGACacggttaaaattttaattgacgaGTATGAGCCAAAGAAAACGCGAGAAGTCGGATTAAAGATGACGATATTATTAAAAGACGATGAGCCTGTGTATCAAAGAGCAAGACGATTGTCGCCGTTAGAAAAAGAGCAAGTAAACGCGCAAATAAACGAGTGGATACGCGAGGGCATTGTGCAGCCATCTTTGTCGGAATACGCGAGTCCTGTCGTATTAGCAAAAAAGAAAGACGGTTCAATCAGATTGTGCGTGGACTACCGgcaattaaacaaaaagatagTTAAAGATCGGTACCCTTTACCGCTCGCGGAGGATCAATTTGACTCATTGCAAGGCGCGAATTATTTTACTACGCTCGATTTAGAGAACGGGTTTTTTCACGTTCCGATGGACGAACAAAGCCGGAAATTCACAGCCTTTATCGTACCAGATGGGCATTTCGAATTCTTACGAGTTCCTTTCGGTTTGTGCAATTCTCCAGCCATCTTTCAGagattcattaatataatttttcaagatttaataCAAGCCAAAACAATATTAACTTACATGGACGATTTAATTATACCGTCCGTTGATCTTAAAACAGGAGTGGAGAATCTCcgaatagtattaaaaatcgcGAGTGAAGCCGGATTAAAGATCAATTGGAAAAAGTGCCAATTCTTGCAACAGCGAGTAGAATACCTTGGTCACGTGATAGAAAACGGTTGCGTGAGACCATCGGAGCGCAAAACGGAGGTAGTAAGAAAATTTCCCGAGCCCAGTTCGACGAAACAGGTTCAAAGCTTTTTGGGATTGAGCGGGTATTTCAGAAAGTTCATTTCTCAATACTCAACTATTGCGCGCCCGTTAACGAATCTATTAAGAGCGGATTCGAAATTCGAGTttggcgaaagagagagagagtcattTGAGCAATTGAAGGAAATCCTTTGTAATGGTccgattttaaatttatatataacaggCGCGGAAACCGAGTTGCACACTGACGCGTCGACACACGGATACGGtgcaattcttttacaaaagaataagaGCGATAACGCGATGCATCCGGTCTATTATTGTAGTGGTAAAACCACGCCGGCGGAAGAAAAATACACGAGCTACGAGCTAGAAGTATTAGCTATCATTAAAGCACTCAAAAAATTCCGAGTCTATTTGTTAGGAATACCGTTTAAAATCATTACCGACTGTCGTGCGTTCGCGGCTACAATGAACAAAAAAGATTTATGCGTGCGCGTAGCCCGATGGGCTTTACTGCTAGAAGAATACAATTATACGATAGAGCATCGGCCGGGTAAAAATATGGCACACGTCGATGCCTTGAGTCGCAACCCGTTACCGCAATGTATGCTAATAGAAGCTCATAAAGACAGTTTACTAGCGCGATTAGAGAAAGCTCAACAAAACGACGTTgacattaaaagaatttttgatatcgctaaaacacaaaaaattgacGGGTATGTCATAAGAG ACCGAGGCACAGCCTTTACGTCGAACGATTTTCAAAATTACTGTAAAGAGGAAAATATCAAGCATGTGCTTATAACAACCGGAATACCTAGAGCTAACGGTCAAGCGGAACGAATAAACCGTACATTAATTCCCCTGTTAACTAAGCTCGCGGATCCGAAACGAGAAGAGTGGTATAAGCATTTAGGTTTAGCACAGCAATGTCTTAATACGACATTACACAGAAGTTTAGGTGCATCTCcattcaatgttttatttggAACTCATGCGCGTCTCCGGGATGCTTGTGAAATGCGCGAATTGTTAGAACGGGAATGGATCTCCGAATTTCAAGAAGATCGCGATGAGATTAGAGATCGCGCTAAAGAAAACATTgcgagaattcaaaaagaaaacaaacacGAATTcgataaaaagcaaaaaaaagcaACGAGTTACAGCGAAAGCGATCTAGTAGCGATTAGACGTACGCAGCAAGGCCCAGGACTGAAATTAGCTAATAAGTATCTAGGCCCTTATAAAATCATTAAGATACTACGCAATAATAGATACGTAGCCAGGAAGGTGGGCGACCATGAAGGCTCATGGGAGACATCCACTGCCGCCGATTATATTAAACCGTGGGCGAGCATAATAGATAAGTCTGAAGAAATGAGCGATTTAGATCTAGAAAATAATGCGGACTAA